A window of Dehalococcoidales bacterium contains these coding sequences:
- a CDS encoding YfhL family 4Fe-4S dicluster ferredoxin: MDSDYSRRKNNQMAYKITDDCISCGACETECPNNAISEGETKYVVNPARCTECVGSYQSPQCVDICPVEALVLDPENEESRDALLEKWKALHPGEEPKLD; encoded by the coding sequence ATTGACAGTGATTATTCAAGGAGGAAAAATAACCAGATGGCATACAAAATAACGGATGATTGCATTAGTTGCGGTGCCTGTGAAACGGAATGCCCCAACAATGCTATCAGCGAAGGAGAGACGAAGTACGTCGTTAACCCGGCCCGATGCACGGAGTGTGTTGGCAGTTACCAGTCTCCGCAATGCGTTGATATATGTCCGGTAGAAGCTCTCGTTTTGGACCCAGAAAACGAAGAGAGCCGAGATGCTTTACTGGAAAAGTGGAAGGCGCTTCATCCTGGTGAAGAGCCCAAGCTGGACTAG